The Chiloscyllium punctatum isolate Juve2018m chromosome 45, sChiPun1.3, whole genome shotgun sequence genome has a segment encoding these proteins:
- the LOC140467082 gene encoding adenosine receptor A1-like produces MSASESTRDRLDLVYIAVEVLIAVASVLGNVLVCWAVKINRALRDTTFCFIVSLALADIAVGALAIPVAITISLGLKTQFYSCLFITCILITLTQSSILSLLAIAVDRYLRARIPTRYKTIVTQKRAWIAVGVCWLGSILIGLTPMFGWHNRSNGEVQKEEMNSSCKYIICNFTKVIRMDYMVYFNFFGWVLLPLIIMFGLYAEIFCIIRKQLSKVTNAMDSRKYFGKELKLAKSLALVLFLFAACWIPLHAMNTIWYFCPQCNVPKTAFYIGIFLSHVNSAVNPVLYAFRIKKFRTSFLQIWNKYVLCKKANLRMYSFDGQIVTENNFNSSV; encoded by the exons ATGTCCGCCTCGGAGAGCACCAGGGATCGTTTGGATCTGGTTTACATTGCTGTCGAGGTGCTGATCGCTGTGGCCTCGGTGCTGGGCAATGTGCTGGTCTGCTGGGCAGTCAAGATCAACCGTGCTCTCAGGGACACCACCTTCTGCTTCATCGTCTCCCTGGCTCTCGCTGATATCGCCGTGGGGGCTCTGGCCATTCCCGTGGCCATTACTATCAGCCTGGGCTTAAAGACACAATTCTACAGCTGTCTCTTTATCACCTGCATTCTGATAACGCTGACTCAGAGCTCCATACTGTCCCTCCTGGCTATCGCTGTGGACCGCTATCTTCGGGCCAGGATCCCCACCAG GTATAAGACTATTGTTACACAAAAAAGAGCATGGATTGCTGTTGGAGTCTGCTGGCTTGGATCTATTCTGATTGGGCTAACTCCAATGTTTGGCTGGCACAACCGAAGCAACGGAGAGGTGCAAAAGGAGGAAATGAATTCTAGCTGCAAATACATCATATGCAATTTTACAAAGGTGATCAGAATGGACTACATGGTGTATTTTAATTTCTTTGGATGGGTGCTCTTACCACTAATTATCATGTTTGGCCTGTATGCTGAAATATTTTGTATAATTAGGAAGCAACTAAGCAAAGTGACCAATGCTATGGACTCAAGGAAATATTTTGGGAAGGAGCTTAAACTTGCCAAGTCCCTTGCTTTAGTTTTATTCCTGTTTGCTGCCTGCTGGATCCCCTTGCATGCCATGAACACTATATGGTATTTTTGCCCCCAGTGCAATGTCCCAAAAACTGCCTTCTACATTGGAATATTTCTGTCCCATGTAAATTCTGCTGTGAATCCAGTGCTATATGCTTTCAGGATAAAGAAGTTCAGGACATCATTTCTTCAGATTTGGAATAAATATGTTTTATGTAAAAAAGCGAACTTACGTATGTATAGTTTTGATGGCCAAATTGTAACAGAAAACAATTTTAATAGCAGTGTGTGA